The sequence AAGGTCGGCGCCTTTACTCCCACTGAATCAGAGAAGGTTAAAAGGCAACTTGATAAGGTAAGCGATGAtgagattgtttccactgatccGTGAGACAGTAGCAAGAGGAATTACAAAAATAATTTGAAAGAACAGTTTTGCACAGAAGGCATTTAGAATGAAGAATTCtttcaaatggtctgtttctgcacTAGAACATTCTAAAGTAAATTTTAAAGTGCTATTTTAACCAAGTAGGAAATAGTATAATTGTGCCAAATTCTGAAAAAGATAAATGGAGCTTTCAGTAATGTTAGGACATCACTGCTTTAGAACTTTATATAGCGCTAAGAAAGAAATAGTATTTTCTTTGATGTTAACCTGGTTTTGAAGTAATCAGAAGTGTCCTTTTGTCAAGTGTTATTACTGTTCTTTTGAAACCACATAAAGCTTCCACGAGCAGGATTTCCATTTTCATTATCAAGTTATTTCCATGTCTTCGGAATAAATCATGGTCCTTTTGATCAAGCACAATGACGACGTCACCAGGATCTAATCCAGGCTCCTGATCCCCCTCTCCACGGAAGGTTATCTTCTGCCCATCTTGCATACCTTAAATAAAGTCATTTCAGAATATGTAATTCCCAAAGTCATAAATAAAACTATTATACAGAACAGCTCCAAGATCTAAACCTCAGAGCATCCTTACTCTCTTCATTTACCTTTGTCTATGTGAACTTCCAGTATTTTTCTCTCTTTCATAATTTTGCGTCCATTACAATTCTTGCACCGGTCTTTTGGATCAATGTGTTCACACTGCCCGTGGCATTCGGAGCACATTGTCTGAATCTGCTGCACCATTCCAAGCCCAATTTGTTGGATGTGGATTTCAATCCCTCGGCCTTTGCAGTTTGGACATTTTTCCACAGATCCTTTCTTGCCTCCACAacctgtttattttttttttaaatagacaaGATGAAAAACATGGAATAaaactcttgtgtggcaccttgtcaaaaaccttttgaaagtccaaatacaccacatctactggttctcccttgtccactctactagttacatcctcaaaaaattctcgaagatttgtcaagcatgatttccctttcataaatcttggaccgatcctgtcactactttccaagtgcgctgctatttcatctttaataattgatgccaacattttccccactactgatgtcaggctaacctgtcttcattacccgttttctctttctctcctttcttaaaatgtggtgttacattagctaccctccagtccataggaactgatccagagtctatagactgttggaaaatgatcaccaatgcatccactatttttagggccacttccttaagtgctctgggatacagactatcaggccccggggatttattggccttcaattccatcaatttccctaacacaatttcccgcctaataaggatttccttcagttcctccttctcactggacccttggtcccctagtattgccggaaggttatttgtgtcttccttcgtgaagacagaaccaaagtatttgttcaactggtctgccatttctttgttcctcattataaattcacctgaatctgactgcaagggacctaagtttgtcttcactactctttttctcttcacatatctatagaagcttttgcagtcagtttttatgttcccggcaagcttcctctcatactctatttcccccctcctaattaaaccctttgtcctcctctgctgaattataaaattctcccagtgctcaggtttgctgctttttcaggccaatttatatgcctcttctttggatttaacactatccttaatttcccttgttagccacgattgagtcaccttccccgttttatttttactccagacagggatgtgcaattgttgaagttcatccatgtgatctttaaatgtttgccattgcctatccaccgtcaacccttaaagtatcattcgccagtctattctagccaattcacgaaacataccaccgaagttacctttccttaagttcaggaccctagtctctgaattaactgtgtcactctctatcttaataaagaattctaccatgttatttcccaaggggcctcacacaacaagattgctaattagtcctttctcattacacatcacccagtctaggatggtcagccctctagttggttcctcgacatattggcctagaaaaccatccctaatacactccaggaaatcctcctccactgcattgctaccagtttggttagcccaatcaatatgtagattaaagtcgcccatgataactgctgtacctttattgcacacatccctaatttcttgtttgatgctgtccccaacctcactactactgtttggtggtctgtacacaactcccactggcattttctgccctttggtattccgtagctccacccataccgattccacatcatctaagctaatgtccttccttactattacgttaatttcctccttaaccagcaacaccacctcacctccttttcctttctgtctatccttcctgaatgttgaataccccaggatgttgagttcccagccttggtcaccctgtaggctctttcagccttggataaacttctggacgcatatgcaaccggttgcagtttgcctgacacattggcttgctgtaacacacaaccgaccccgtacgaagatgcatcacaagctagtactaaacgtttacatgggtcatacagtacaaataacttgttagaacatagcaagtttcaggccttgttaaaggctgtctcgagatttaccccaaacccagtcgtcacccttgcatagcaataagtgcaaaggttccagcaaagtgctcaaccccagtagaaagttaccaaaatagttgagtcccagaaacgaatgcagctccatcacattctgtggtctgggtgcattcttgatggcctccgacttggagtctgtgggtctgatgccgtccgccgcgatctttctccctagaaattcgacctctggcaccaggaaacttggagcatttcagcccgagtcccactctgtccagtcgctttagaacctctttcagattgtgcaagtgttcggtggtgttgcggccagtgatcaggatgatcttgaaacaccacggtgcgcggaaccaatttcagcagactctccatgttcctctggaagatggccaaagccgagcgaatcccaaaggggcatttgtggtatatgaacagtcctttgtgcatgttgatgcatgtcaattttttcgaaggttcagccagctcctgtcatgtaagcagaggttagatccagcttggtgaacgacttcccccctgctagcgttgcgaacaggtcatccactttgggtagtgggtactggtcctgtaacaagactcggttgatcgttaccttgtagtccccgcagattctgaccgtcccatcacttttcaaccggaacaattggactggcccactcgttgaactcgattggcgatatgatcccctcgatctcgactttctctcgcatcatgtatggaaccgctcgggccttgtgatgaacaggtcatgcatcagggactagatggatctgcactttggcgcctgtgaagttgccgatgcctggctcgaataacgacgtgaATTTGTTTTGCACTTGGGCGCACGAAGCGTCATCTACCAAAGAcgatgctttgatgtcgtcccagttccatcgaatctttcctagccagcttctgccgaacagcgttgggccattgctggtacaatccatagtggtaaatcatgcacagcttatcatatgataccttcactgccgcactgccaatgactggtatgaggtctttggtgtaagtgcgtagcttggtgtggatcgggcttagttttgtcctttgtgccttgttgccccagtttctcaaaagccttctggctcataattgactgactcacccccgtatccgattccatagaaactggaatgccgtttaatttgacttttaacattattgaagggcttttggtggtgaaggtgtgtaccccatacacttcctcttcagcctcggcttgagttgcctctcttacttgttcagcatgatccacgccggatcagtcatcttctgccgactctgttaggtggtgagtcgcagcatgtctgcacattcactggaggtgccccattgttccacagccctttcacacgtagtgcttgaatcaacattgatgggctcaatgattaccccccagcgccaacatggtgttaatggattcgcattcacgccccacggcggattcagtcatcctaggtctggcctctgtgggcgtgtaggccctgccatgtacagttctgcctgctgaaggtgttattttatgcacagtactttccggtgtgcttcgatgctgcaatgtTTCGTGTTGTCGTTCGTGGAcaaggctatcgtgatggccttgctcagatctagggattcggcagacagcaagtttgcgaagaatgacctcgtggctgattccaagcacgaaaaagtcccgcaatacttcccccaaaaatccagcaacgtgtcttaggtcggcgacatagctcgtcacgtcctggccctcggagcgatggtgtgtataaaagtgatacctggccatcaagatgctctccttcggcttgaggtgttcccaaaccagtgtgcacaactcttcatatgtctcctccgttggtttcgtcggtgctagcagatttttgatgaggccatatatcgtggacccgcaaatggtgaggagaatcgccctgcgcttgaccacgtttttttctgtatccagctcattggccacgaagtactggtcaagacgctcaacgatggctttccaatcatcactctcaacaaatctctgaagaataccaacggcagccataaccgcgtgaaagtttgtgatctgttactcatcgccaattgttatgttcagaataactccacaagactgtatattgtaagctcaaactgttgtgaccttgatctctttaatgtaactccagagtgaggaagcagcatggtagaatgccttttatacctgggtgtgcaggtgacccttgggtctcccacaggtgcgccccctggtggcaagtcttacacactggtttacatacataatagaaACCttttttcctgtttttgccatacaCTGCAAAATCAAACAGTTTACACTTCAAAGCTTTTCAAAATGTACATCTAGCTCATTTAATGAAAACTTATTGGTGGCTCTCTTGTTCACCCCATTGTTTGTTGTCCAATACCTCCACACAATTACCTCCGACCATTCCCTTGGTGGTTACCGTATTAGTAAAATAGAATACCATAACATATCCAATCATGGTAACTGCCAGCGTTTCCAGGACAGTGTCCACAGCCAAAAATCACTATAGCTCCTGGATCTTCTGCTTCTAGCAAGATCAGGAATTTCCACTCAGCATGCAGTGGCACTGATTCACTTTAGAGCAGCAGTAACAGGAGGGAGGAGCTAGAGGAGGAAGGAAAGAGTTCGGAGAATCCCAGCattggagggagaggggagagttgaaaGCAAGGAGTGCACAGGCATCAACTTGGGGCGGGGGTGGcaggagggagaggagaaagagagaaggttGAACAGACAAGTGGAACAGGAGGAGAGGAGACAGGGAGTAGAGTGCCAGCATGAATGGACAGCTCGATGAAAAGTGCCAGTCTCAAATAGGTGAGGCAGGGAAAGATGAGCATCAGGTTGATCGGAGGAGGACAGTGCCTGCATGAATGGCGGGTGAGAGGTTACCTCTGAATTGGGAAGCAGGTGATAGAATGTTTGTACACTGGCTTCATGGGGAGCACAGTGCCTTTGAACTGGAGCTATCTACTTTAATCCCATGTTCCAATATTCTAACCAAAATTCtaattctttcccccccccccattatttCTGAGTGCTAATCCTCAATCTATGGCTGTTCTTTACCAATTCACCAACCACACAAACAATCTTTCATTGCTTACTCTCTGAATTGTGAAAATATCTATTGGATCCCCTTTAACCCCAGTGATAAAGCCCCAATTTTTTGATAGCTAACCTTTCATTGCTGAATCTTTGTTGTACTAATTCCATGGCTGGAGTTCCTAGTTATTAGAACTGGATTACTACAGAAAACCTCTCTAAACTGCCAAATCCCATCATTTACTTATTTCCCGCTATCTGGCTATGAGACGCTCTCAATATGGTAACAGATTAATTATTTGACTCAACCAAGAAAGACTCTAAATTGAACACCagcatcattaaaaaaaaacttgctttGTTCCAAATTAATTAAGGCCACCATCTTCCCATTTTTCCTTTGATATCGCTtctgacatttttttaaaaagacagaATATTTTGTATCCCAGCAGAAGCCAAGTTTCTATCAAGCCTGCATCATGCTCGCCCATTCTAATTAGTGTCTCCAGTTCCTTGACTATTTCCAATGCTCTGTACATAAACAGAGTGCAACCCAGCCTATTAACTCTCCAACTATGCTTTCCTTCACCATGCTCTAATTTCTCTCCCATCTGCGGAGGTATGTTTCTCCATAACCTTCTCTTCAACCCCATCCCCTGAGCCGGTGGTTAGATTGCTCTGCCCTTCACTATACTTATTTCAATCTTGCTCACAAGTGCTGCAAAATttcctgctgctaccctcccccaccccccccgatcttATTGGTGTCtgacaagtgtcagctgtggctcagtgggcagcactctcgcctctgagtcagaaggttttgggttcaagtcccactccagggacttgagcacaaaaatctaggctgacactcccagtgcagtgctgagggagtgctgcactgttggaggtgctatctttcagatgagacgttaaaccgaggccccatctgctctctcaggtggacgtaaaagatcctgtggcactatttcaaagaagagcaggggagttctccccggtgtcctggccaaaatttatccctcaattgacataacaagaaacagatgatctggtcattatcacattgctgtttgcgggagcttgctgtgcgcaacttggctgccacgtttcccacattacaagtgactacactccaaaagtacttaattggctgtaaagtgctttgagatgtccggtggtcgtgaaaggcgctatagaaatgcaagtttaaaaataaaattctcCTCTTTCTATTTTTACTCTCTCTATAAAGACTTTGGTAGCAGTTCTGGTTAGATGAAGCCCATACCATCTGTTCCAGAGCTCATTCCACAGTCCTCAAAACAAACCTCCCTTCTACACCATCTATCAAGCTATGCATAAATGTATTCAAGCCCATTTCGAGTTGTCAGCTTTTGTGGCGTTGTCAGCTGTTAACCAGTTGTTTTCAGTTTGGTATGTGTCATTTCATGCTATAGCTTCAGCTCAACTGCCTCTCAACAGATTATTTAAGTTTTGAATGAAATTTGTGTACCCACCGTCGCATTTGTCACAAATGACATTTTTCTTCAATGCCAACTTCCTTGTGGCTCCATTATAAATATCTTCAAGTGAAACAGCTAACTGGTGCACAACATCCTTGCCTAGACATAGATAGGTAATGCTGTCAGAACATGTGAAAATATATATCCAAATGCTGATTTCAGTTTATATATTGAAACATTATCTTACAATTGAACTTTTCTTTAAGCATCAAATATAATTATGGGATTACTTTAACACTGAGAAAAGTTAAGTTAAATTATTGGTAGACATACAACTAGATAGTTGTCTATACAGAGTTCCAGGAGGTTGATGGAGGATAAGAAATATCAGTGAGTCCGACTGGAGCAATGACAGAGGaagctccctgttgtcggccactgggaaagtcatcgctagaatcctcctcaagtgtcttctccctgttgctgaggagctcctcccggagtcacagtgcggatttcatccactacggagtacaacggacatgatctttacggcacaacaactgcaagagaaatgcagggaacagcaccaacccttgtacatggccttctttaacctcataaaggcctttgacactgggtTAATGTGCCATCTCATTTATTACATTGTGGGACTGGTACGGAACACAAGAAATGGTTATGGAGCTATCTTCATGCCCCTTGCTACTTTCCATGTATATGCAGTAAGTCAATGTCATCTTTTGCCAGTTAGATAAAGTTAGCATTTggggtttctttaaaaaaaaaatacactaGTTTTATTTGTTTGCATGTTTCAGGCTACTTTTGTAGGTTAACCCTAGCTTCCCATGCCCAGATATATAGGTGATGTATAGCAAGCCCAGAATCTGAATAGAGAACCCTCTTCAGTTAGTTTTATCAAATGATCTGGGGTGATTACCCTCGAAAGGCAGAAAAGCATCAGTAGACTTTGACAGATGAAACAGTAAAGGAACAAGTGGCAGCAGTACTAATATACATTTGATTATTAAAGTTGAAAATAATTTAACCATTGCACTAAGCTATCATATAAACAATATGTTTATGCAATGGTTGTTTTCCTTCCCACCATCTATAGAAACGATCTAAAGTGACCATCTCTGAAGCCTACAGACACTCACCAATCTGAACAACTGATCAATAAGTATTTTCAACAGTTACCAAGAACAAGCAGATTTAAATAACCATTGAATTTAAACTAATCTTCCAATCAAGCACACTTGAAAAAACCCTACACGATGTTTGCATTTGAATTGATTGGCCTGGCCCCTCCCTTAGACACCGGGGACAGACATCGACTGAAATCTTTAACAATTGAATCCAGTTAAACTGGGGCATGATCTCTGCAAATGAAGCAGGTTTTTAAATTGATGTACCATGGGAGAATTACAGTTGCCAAAAAACATGCAAAATATTAGACAAAAGATACTTAAATGTTGTGTCCTTGGCCCAAACACCAGCACCTGCTGGACTGCATAGTCCCACAGAGATCTCTAATTGCTGGATGGATCATTGCATAAATCACTCACCATTCTGACAGGCCATCACAAGgacgtgtttatttgcaacacctaaagcttggATCCCCTTGattacatgacctgattgctgattggtccccttggaggataagacacacccagcagtttctctggaatgtgtaattagaactgtcCTGCCTatttaatcagtgactttgcaaagtgtaattcgagtcattctgactgctgactccaggcaGGAGAGAgttcactctcacaggttaagaccttaTCCCAACCcgccaaacaagttcctgccccaccgcccaagttcctgacatactCACCCCCCAAccgaagttcctgacctactcccctgcccaagttcctttaCCTGCTCACCCACACCTACCTCCCCCACCAtatatggggcattgtgtgtgggtcacggattgttgggtttattgggtatgaagtgaatcatcatcataggcagtccttcgtagtcgaggatgacttgcttccacactagaaatgtgttctgaggtgactgaagagtccaatgcgggacctacagtctctgtcacaggtggggcaaacggtggttgaaggaacaggtgagtggggtgcttgggttgccacgtgctccttccgccatcgatacttggcttcagcttgctcttggcaaaGAGtcgcgaggtgttcagcgccttcccagatgctttccctccactttgtgcggacttgggccagggattcccaggtgtcggtggggatgatacATTGTTCAAggacactttgagggtgtcctttaagtgtttcttctgcccacctggggctcgcttgctgtttcAGAGCTCCGAGTACagagtttgttttgggagtctcgtgtcaggcatgcggacgatgtggcccatccagcggagctgattgagcgtggtcagtgcttcgatgctggggatattggcctgagcgacgtTGGggcgcctatcctaccaatggatttgcggaggcagctttggtggtacttctccagtattttgagttgcctgctgtacatagtccatgtttcggAGCCATATAGGAGGAATAGTGACAGTCTCGTGACTTCCAGATTTTGTCCAGTCTTGCCACCTGTATCATGTTCTGTCTCTCAAACCCCGCGCCCTCCCCATTAGACCCCAATCACGCTCTTCTGCCATGCCCACTGTGCTGTCCGTATTCTTtaggcctctccccccccccccccactccccgccttcCCCCCAATCCAATTTTCTCGGGAGCCTTCTCCACGGAGCTGAGGAAAGCGTGGCCCGCGCAGTCCGGCAACTGCAACTGAGGTACTGTGCATGCGCGACCAAACCTCAGTGGCAGCGCGCATATGCAAATGGGGCAGAGGCGGCAGCGCACgcgcgcagaaggacacaaaaatgttcgtgcagataatcactcccACAAGAAAATCTTGGAAGTTTCAGTGTCAGGTGGTTGAAAAATTCCCAGTATCACTGTACAGTTGCGCATCAGCCGGTCATTCCGGAAACAATGTCAACTCTCAATGGAAGTCCTTTAAACATACTGAGGCTGAAACTCTGGCCtcaccgggtccatacgaagtgcggACGGatccggtgaggcctcgcaaaagccggttttcggagcGTGATGtgcatacgctgaaaaccggcttttccgatctgtcaagatttgtctccgcatccccgcaggaaggacatccgcgcgggtgagattgggctatttacacAACTCAtacccagcgaatgcccttcaaactcttacgcctggtaaaggtaGGTGCGTAGCTTACTTTTAACAGcgcgagttttaaaacatataaaaattaaatttaaaaacacatttttacgttaaaaaccctgtccattagggTAAGTTTGTGTTAAGCCATATTAAAACACAAAAATGTTTTTCAAAATATATtattttcaaaaacatttaattaactttaatatgaagtaattttaaatatgcgaggtgttttatttatttattatgttgtgtttgggggttttctcattgatagtaatggcaactcagagaaacggagttcccattattatcaacgagaatactgcagagtgattggttgtccaggcccatgtgattccagcttgGACTTGCATtacctcgaagacaggtccccGTGCGATGCGCAGCAAATGACCGGGATCTTGCGTTTCTCcagaccaacaggtagattcgtagattttttttccGGGTCGTACGAagtaagcctccgaccggaattttcaCCCCACTGTTTTTTCAAACACGACTGGTTTGACAAACACAACTTGGAAAGCAAAATGTTCCTGGCCAGAAAGCCAAGAACTTCCAACAGTTGATTTAGAAGACAAGCACTCGATGATCACTATTTTGACTTGTGTCGTTGGGTACAACTTGTGCTGCATGCAAATCACACACAAGGCATAAAAGGATCCAACTGTTTCAGTCAGCAGGACTCTTAATAATCCCAAAACACAAATTGTCCTTCTATGTAACAGCTGATTACAATAAAGCACTAATCTTCTACAGGTTATTGTTGGACATTATGGAACAGGCCTTTATGTTTTACTCTAGATCATTTATTTCCAGTTCAATATCTCAAACCACTGCCACAGGAGAACCCTTACTCCCGATTACCTACCCAATATCTTGGTCATTTGTAGTGAGCCCAATTATCTAAGAGAAAACCTTCATCATTGTATTTTGACTTACTGGAAGGTAGTAGAATTGCTAAACTGTGCCATTGATTATAAACTGCTAAACAGATTTATTGAACAGTAAATGGATAAGTGAACAGAAAAGATGACACTGTTGATTTACTTAATCTTAACTAACCATCCTTGGATTCAATAGAAAAGTAACCCGAGTTGTGCCGACTCCACTAAACCACCCTGGAAACTGGACCGAGGGCCCTGAATACTACCCTTTACAAGGTGCTTTGTTGCTGACTGTCCATGGCACCACTCTGGTCTATATCACAATCTCGGTTTCAAATGCATTAGCAAATTTTAACAAGATAAGTTGAGAACTTTTTAAATGACCAGGATGAAAACATCacagaatcatagaggtttacagcacggaaggaggccatttcggtccattgtgtccgtgccgggcgacaaagagctatccagcctaatcccactttccagctctcggtctgtagccctgcaggttacggcacttcaactgcacatccaagtacttttttaaatgctacgagggtttctgcctctaccacccttgcaggcagggagttccagacccacaccaccctctggctgaaaaaaattctcctcaaatcccctgtaaacctcctaccaattactttagatctatgccctctgctaagggaaatacatccttcctttccactcaatctaggcccctcataattttaaacaccttaatttggtcttccctcagcctcctctgttccaaaggaaacaaacccagcctatccaatctttcctcatagctaaaatactccagtcacatctttcctgtaatgtggtgaccagaactgcacacagtactccagctgtagctttactcgtgttttatacagttcaagcataacctccttgctcttgtattcaatgcctcggctaataatgacaagtatcgcaaggttctgtgctggggccccagctgtttacactgtacattaatgatttagacgaggggattaaatgtagtatctccaaatttgcggatgacactaagttgggtggcagtgtgagctgcgaggaggatgctatgaggctgcagagtgacttggataggttaggtgagtgggcaaatgaatggcagatgaagtataatgtggataaatgtgaggttatccactttggtggtaaaaacagagagacagactattatctgaatggtgacagattaggaaaagggaaggtgcaacgagacctgggtgtcatggtacatcagtcattgaaggttggcatgcaggtacagcaggcggttaagaaagcaaatggcatgttggccttcatagcgaggggattggagtacaggggcagggaggtgttgctacagttgtacagggccttggtgaggccacacctggagtattgtgtaacgttttggtctcctaacttgaggaaggacattcttgctattgagggagtgcagcgaagattcaccagactgattcccgggatggtgagactgacctatcaagaaagactggatcaactgggcttgtattcactggagttcagaagaatgagaggggacctcatagaaacgtttaaaattctgacgggtttagacaggttagatgcaggaagaatgttcccaatgttggggaagtccagaaccaggggtcacagtctaaggataaggggtaagccatttaggaccgagatgaggagaaacttcttcacccagagagtggtgaacctgtggaattctctaccacagaaagtagttgaggccaattcactaaatatattcaaaaggaagttagatgaagtccttactaatcgggggatcaaggggtatggcgagaaagcaggaatggggtactgaagtttcatgttcagccatgaactcattgaatggcggtgcaggctagaagggctgaatggcctgctcctgcacctagtttctatgtatcctgtatgccctcttaaccaccttatctacctggcctgctaccttcagggatttgtggacctacactccaaggtccctgtgttcctctgcacttctcaatgtcctaccatttaatgtggattcccttgccttgttagacctccccaaatgtatcacttcacacttctccggattgaattccatttgccactgttctgcccacctgtccacT is a genomic window of Pristiophorus japonicus isolate sPriJap1 chromosome 21, sPriJap1.hap1, whole genome shotgun sequence containing:
- the LOC139234170 gene encoding dnaJ homolog subfamily A member 4-like isoform X2; protein product: MIHTGKDVVHQLAVSLEDIYNGATRKLALKKNVICDKCDGCGGKKGSVEKCPNCKGRGIEIHIQQIGLGMVQQIQTMCSECHGQCEHIDPKDRCKNCNGRKIMKERKILEVHIDKGMQDGQKITFRGEGDQEPGLDPGDVVIVLDQKDHDLFRRHGNNLIMKMEILLVEALCGFKRTVITLDKRTLLITSKPGDVMRVGNFKSVLNEGLPIYRDPFEKGQLMIQFSVKFPPYGWIPAQNLTELEDLLPPRQKVAITADMEQVELTECLLEEQRKAYCGEAYKEDQKPRGGVQCQTS